One genomic region from Sphingobacterium multivorum encodes:
- a CDS encoding type II restriction endonuclease codes for MGVKLSDHFVGIAAKRLSRVEIFSNQHEFNGINKFRDILGTERINLKGNVIYFADDEDKMIDNSSYFTWYDVRENNPLRSAEFRLYFSDNDVVPNASIGDLVILCKTVQNELTIIVAAQGTTSEKQLLYLFGLEEVENSFLVKDYRGDYSDIGYAGRYILESIGIDFEIRNEIDYLALMQEQFGLTFPSTAVFSNFARSTVENVSVLDDPDQALMAWWEREGELLRIFERAIVGEKIREGFGDDVDAFLQFALTVINRRKSRAGHSFENHLQTIFDSFGIKYSKGAKTERNNRPDFIFPSIQSYHDSSFSVSDLYMLGVKTTAKDRWRQVLSEADRISHKHLITLEPAISKNQTDEIIAQNLQLIIPTPLQVTYSIHQLGSIINLEAFIKEIT; via the coding sequence ATGGGTGTAAAATTATCAGATCATTTTGTTGGAATTGCCGCCAAACGTTTAAGCCGCGTTGAAATTTTCTCAAATCAGCATGAGTTTAATGGAATCAATAAATTCAGGGATATACTTGGTACTGAAAGAATAAATCTTAAAGGCAATGTGATTTACTTTGCCGATGACGAAGATAAGATGATTGATAATTCTTCTTATTTTACCTGGTATGATGTACGCGAAAATAATCCATTACGTTCAGCTGAATTTCGTCTGTATTTTTCTGATAATGATGTTGTTCCAAATGCTTCTATCGGAGATTTAGTAATTCTTTGTAAGACGGTTCAGAATGAACTTACAATAATCGTAGCAGCGCAGGGGACGACATCTGAAAAACAGCTGTTGTATCTTTTTGGTCTGGAAGAGGTTGAAAACAGTTTTCTTGTTAAAGACTATCGTGGTGATTATTCCGATATTGGTTATGCAGGGCGATATATATTAGAATCAATAGGTATAGATTTTGAGATCCGCAATGAAATAGACTATCTAGCCCTCATGCAAGAACAGTTCGGATTGACATTCCCAAGCACTGCTGTGTTTTCTAACTTTGCAAGGTCCACTGTTGAGAATGTTAGTGTATTAGATGATCCCGACCAAGCGCTGATGGCATGGTGGGAAAGAGAGGGAGAACTGCTCAGGATTTTTGAAAGAGCTATTGTGGGAGAGAAAATCAGGGAGGGGTTCGGGGATGATGTCGATGCGTTTTTACAGTTTGCATTAACAGTTATTAATAGACGTAAGTCCCGGGCAGGTCACAGCTTTGAAAATCATCTTCAGACGATATTTGATTCTTTTGGAATTAAATATTCAAAGGGAGCAAAGACAGAAAGAAATAACAGACCGGATTTTATTTTTCCGTCAATTCAGAGTTATCATGATTCTTCATTTTCCGTTAGTGATCTATATATGCTTGGTGTAAAAACTACTGCGAAAGACAGATGGAGGCAGGTTCTTTCTGAAGCTGATCGGATCTCACATAAACATTTGATTACTTTGGAGCCAGCAATAAGTAAAAATCAAACGGATGAAATTATAGCTCAGAATCTTCAATTGATAATTCCAACGCCGCTACAAGTTACGTATTCAATTCATCAACTTGGGAGTATTATTAATTTGGAAGCTTTTATTAAAGAAATAACCTAG
- a CDS encoding GmrSD restriction endonuclease domain-containing protein: protein MAKSNLVNLDALIIREDFGTTDHDEEVSHDTFSNISIRDFTKGALIGPNLRKPDFQRETNHWTPQQILSLLESFVSGDLVPSVILWKSPSYLFVIDGGHRLSAIKAWVEDDYGDGHLSFEYFGRDISPEQKRSADKTRKLINASIGSYKELVHKNESLNISSDERKRISKIITRALQVQWVKGDADKAEQSFFKINSQGTPLDSIEELLLKNRKKPIAISARAIIRAGTGHKYWSNFPQNYSSQVELASKDLHKSLFEPDLKTPVKTLDLPLGGSKGVRTSLQILIDYLLICNKGYHGKQSVDDYDDDQTGDETVNVLRRATKLSKKISGNDKGSLGLHPAVYFYGPSGRHSQAMFMGIVELLANKIKNNDDAFFRKFTISRERLENLLINKKDLIATIIQKHLSHKRIKIFTKLLDTLVTELSSDSSKVISEIDLVRIGELDGKIVLGEVINDQQSSFSDDIKSKTFISTALKSALKCPICKGYLDPEKSISYDHIIRKQDGGMGDPDNCQLTHPYCNQTIKN, encoded by the coding sequence ATGGCAAAATCTAATTTGGTAAATCTCGATGCCTTAATAATAAGAGAAGACTTTGGCACTACCGATCATGATGAAGAAGTTTCGCATGATACATTTAGTAATATATCTATTAGAGATTTCACAAAAGGTGCTCTAATTGGCCCTAACTTAAGAAAACCCGATTTCCAAAGAGAAACAAATCATTGGACTCCACAACAGATTCTATCATTACTTGAGAGTTTTGTAAGTGGCGATTTAGTACCATCAGTTATTTTATGGAAGTCTCCGAGCTACTTATTTGTAATCGACGGAGGACATAGATTGAGTGCTATTAAAGCTTGGGTTGAGGATGATTATGGAGACGGGCACCTATCTTTTGAATATTTTGGTAGAGATATCTCCCCAGAACAAAAAAGGAGTGCTGATAAAACTAGAAAGCTAATAAATGCTTCAATAGGAAGTTATAAAGAACTCGTACATAAAAACGAAAGTTTAAATATTTCCTCTGATGAACGTAAAAGAATTAGTAAAATTATTACTAGAGCCCTGCAAGTGCAATGGGTTAAAGGAGATGCAGACAAAGCGGAACAATCATTTTTTAAAATTAATTCACAAGGAACGCCCCTAGATTCAATTGAAGAATTGTTATTGAAAAATAGAAAGAAGCCTATTGCAATTTCTGCCCGTGCGATTATAAGAGCAGGAACTGGTCATAAATATTGGTCTAATTTTCCTCAAAATTATTCATCTCAAGTGGAACTGGCGTCTAAAGATCTTCATAAATCTCTTTTTGAACCTGATCTAAAAACCCCTGTGAAAACGTTGGATCTTCCTTTAGGAGGTTCTAAAGGGGTACGTACATCTCTTCAAATTCTGATTGACTATTTATTAATTTGCAATAAGGGATATCATGGGAAACAAAGTGTAGACGACTATGATGATGATCAAACTGGCGATGAAACTGTCAATGTATTGAGGAGAGCTACAAAACTATCGAAGAAAATTTCTGGAAATGACAAAGGTAGTCTAGGTTTACATCCAGCAGTGTATTTCTATGGTCCCTCTGGCAGGCATTCACAAGCTATGTTTATGGGAATAGTAGAACTACTTGCTAATAAGATTAAAAATAATGATGATGCTTTTTTCCGGAAATTTACCATTTCCCGAGAAAGACTTGAAAATTTATTGATTAATAAAAAAGATCTCATTGCTACAATTATTCAAAAACATTTAAGCCATAAAAGAATAAAGATATTTACAAAATTGCTGGACACTTTGGTAACTGAGCTAAGCTCAGATTCGTCTAAAGTGATTTCGGAAATTGATTTAGTTCGAATAGGAGAATTAGATGGAAAAATTGTTTTGGGAGAAGTCATTAATGACCAGCAATCATCATTTTCGGATGATATTAAAAGCAAAACCTTTATCTCAACAGCTTTAAAATCAGCTTTAAAATGTCCGATTTGCAAAGGTTATTTAGATCCTGAAAAATCGATTTCCTATGATCATATAATTAGGAAACAAGATGGCGGAATGGGTGATCCTGATAATTGTCAATTGACTCATCCGTATTGCAATCAGACAATAAAAAATTAA
- a CDS encoding abortive infection system antitoxin AbiGi family protein: MNLTSRPDFSSYLAHFTSNKQPVGKNDPNNPVIIKAKGFALTRLINILKEKKIVASTMPWTGTHAVCLTECPWSSLIDHTNRYSPYGIGFSKQLIFSRNGGPVYYVRADQYEKQNWHDHLKAFVTPFWPVYRPKSINAKKQFTTCDYSHEREWRIPHDFAFEYNQIEFIVLNNYEDMAKFPKELKDEIGRGKFLLMDNYKMIEKLWPVHNLGI; this comes from the coding sequence ATGAATTTAACCTCTCGTCCTGATTTCTCTTCATACCTCGCACATTTCACTTCAAACAAACAACCTGTAGGGAAAAATGATCCAAATAACCCAGTAATTATAAAAGCCAAAGGCTTTGCATTAACAAGATTGATTAATATTCTTAAAGAAAAAAAAATAGTAGCATCTACAATGCCCTGGACTGGTACTCACGCTGTCTGTCTGACTGAATGTCCGTGGAGCAGTTTAATAGATCACACAAATCGTTATTCACCCTATGGAATAGGTTTTTCTAAACAACTTATATTTTCTCGGAACGGAGGCCCAGTCTATTATGTCCGTGCGGATCAATACGAAAAACAAAATTGGCATGATCATTTAAAAGCATTTGTTACTCCGTTTTGGCCAGTATATAGACCTAAATCTATCAATGCTAAAAAGCAATTTACAACTTGCGATTATAGCCACGAGAGGGAATGGAGAATTCCCCACGACTTTGCATTTGAATATAACCAGATTGAATTTATTGTATTAAACAACTATGAGGATATGGCAAAATTTCCTAAGGAATTAAAGGACGAGATTGGTCGAGGAAAATTTTTACTTATGGACAATTATAAAATGATTGAGAAACTTTGGCCGGTTCATAATTTAGGAATATAA
- a CDS encoding SusC/RagA family TonB-linked outer membrane protein — protein MFNLSAQTPRKDSGADGPLGIRGTVVSSIDGKPIQGVSIQVQGEKGRTSSNKDGTFTLPVVNPKGTVSFSHMGFKRLERPYVVGVSLQVKLIPLNQLEEVEVVSTGYQKIPKERATGSFVQVDNKTLQRNPAMNILSRLDGVTNGLLLDKNAGNPDGLSVRGRSTLFSNTRPLIVVDNFPFEGDLDNINPNDIESVTILKDATAASIWGVRSGNGVIVLTTKKGKTRTSIDFTSNFLIAKKPNLFYQKQLSSSEFIDSEIDLFKRGYYDKDINTVYKNISPVVNLLEKVRSGNLDKDVANAEIDRYRAVDVRDELTKYFYRNKIQNQQQLSITAGSDRVRSLISLAYDRSLSESATADNTRLNIRNNNQWNLIKDYLQMSTDLWYVKSTNTESNAYGYTPLYPYERLADNGLALETATMSTLRRSYTDTVGNGYLLDWKYRPLEEVQNRLTQYRGIDQQLRFQLGISSKIYRSFKIAADYLMSNNWIDNSTLYDQRSFYTRNLINQFAQVDLMSKTVVRPIPLGDIFDSSETRMQSHYGRVQVDWNERIGSLHRISGLIGMEWRQDESLFDSPGYRYGYNPKLESYTEVDIFSSFPLYYNGGYSMISKGGGRIRQQDNNRSWYGLFSYSYRDNLTLTGSIRKDESNLFGVSANHRGVPLWSIGVSYDFTQFLKSDKLDYLKLRTTYGYNGNVDKNTTAYLTSKLYRTTNLWGRPMDVILNPPNSSLRWERVENLNIGVDFSLLKGRVGGTAEYFQKNGKDLMGQSPVAPQVGVGEFYGNVARTSTHGVDAQLWLNWFEKKATRVRTDFIFNLVKDKVTRYYRVPGANKDIVSSTGIVPIEGYPINTLVLYRFKGLDEDGNPQGIGDMGITDEYSTIINSNDRQSINFIGSRLPTKFGSLRHTVSFQNWELSFNIVYKLGYYLKRPNSFSSNGLIGGEYRFADFDRRWQHAGDENRTTVPAFVYPANVNRESFYQNSNVLAVKGDQLRLQDIRVSYAFRPFTRYQSSRLSLYLYCSNIGLLWKANDQGLDPNFLSGYPAPFETTLGLKFNF, from the coding sequence ATGTTTAATTTATCGGCTCAGACGCCCCGCAAGGACAGCGGGGCGGATGGGCCATTGGGTATCCGCGGTACTGTTGTATCATCAATCGATGGTAAACCCATCCAAGGGGTGTCCATTCAAGTTCAAGGTGAAAAGGGTAGGACCTCGTCTAATAAGGACGGCACCTTTACATTGCCAGTCGTCAATCCCAAAGGTACAGTTTCTTTTTCTCACATGGGATTCAAGCGTTTAGAACGGCCTTATGTTGTCGGGGTATCATTGCAGGTGAAATTGATACCATTGAATCAATTGGAGGAGGTGGAGGTGGTCTCTACAGGATACCAAAAGATTCCCAAAGAACGGGCGACGGGAAGTTTTGTGCAGGTGGATAATAAAACCCTGCAGCGCAATCCTGCAATGAATATTTTGTCAAGGTTGGATGGTGTCACAAATGGTTTGTTGCTCGATAAAAATGCTGGTAATCCTGATGGGCTCAGCGTAAGAGGTCGCAGTACGCTATTCTCCAATACGCGTCCACTTATTGTAGTCGATAACTTTCCTTTTGAAGGTGATCTTGATAATATTAATCCCAATGACATAGAAAGTGTAACCATTCTTAAAGATGCGACAGCGGCATCAATATGGGGTGTCCGATCCGGAAATGGCGTCATTGTCCTTACAACAAAGAAGGGTAAAACGAGAACGTCAATAGATTTTACTTCCAATTTCCTGATCGCTAAAAAACCTAATTTGTTTTACCAAAAACAGCTTAGCTCGAGCGAATTTATTGATTCCGAAATCGATCTTTTCAAAAGAGGCTATTATGATAAGGATATCAATACGGTCTATAAAAATATTTCACCAGTCGTCAACCTGCTCGAAAAGGTGAGGTCGGGGAATTTAGATAAGGATGTGGCTAACGCCGAAATTGATAGGTATAGAGCCGTCGATGTGCGTGACGAGTTGACTAAATACTTCTATCGTAATAAAATTCAAAATCAACAGCAGCTTAGTATTACAGCCGGTTCTGATCGGGTACGAAGTCTCATCTCATTGGCCTATGATCGTTCCTTGAGCGAAAGTGCGACAGCCGACAATACGCGTTTAAATATCCGCAATAACAATCAGTGGAATCTGATAAAGGACTATTTGCAAATGAGTACCGATCTCTGGTATGTGAAAAGTACCAACACAGAAAGTAATGCGTATGGTTATACGCCGTTGTATCCGTATGAACGACTGGCAGATAATGGACTGGCACTGGAAACTGCCACAATGAGCACGTTAAGAAGATCGTATACAGATACGGTCGGTAATGGCTACTTATTGGATTGGAAATATCGGCCTTTGGAGGAAGTACAAAATCGTTTGACGCAATATCGCGGTATAGATCAGCAGCTCCGATTTCAATTGGGCATCAGCTCTAAAATATACCGCTCGTTTAAAATTGCTGCTGATTATTTGATGAGCAACAATTGGATCGACAACAGCACCTTGTATGATCAACGGTCTTTCTATACGCGTAATCTGATCAATCAGTTCGCTCAGGTTGATCTTATGAGCAAGACTGTCGTTCGGCCGATTCCTTTGGGCGATATTTTCGATTCAAGTGAGACAAGAATGCAGTCTCACTATGGGCGTGTACAGGTCGATTGGAATGAGCGTATAGGCAGTCTACATCGGATTAGCGGTCTAATCGGAATGGAATGGCGTCAAGATGAAAGTCTCTTTGACAGTCCGGGATACCGATACGGCTATAACCCCAAACTGGAAAGTTATACTGAAGTGGATATTTTCAGTTCCTTCCCACTTTACTACAATGGTGGTTATTCCATGATCAGCAAAGGGGGAGGCCGTATCCGACAACAGGACAATAACCGTTCCTGGTATGGTTTATTTTCTTATTCGTATCGCGACAATCTGACCTTAACGGGTAGTATTCGTAAGGATGAATCTAATCTATTTGGTGTCTCAGCGAATCATAGGGGTGTCCCGCTTTGGTCGATTGGAGTTTCCTATGACTTTACTCAATTCCTTAAAAGCGATAAACTGGATTATTTAAAACTGCGGACTACCTATGGTTACAATGGTAACGTCGATAAAAATACCACTGCTTATCTGACATCAAAACTCTATAGAACCACAAATTTGTGGGGAAGGCCCATGGATGTCATTTTAAACCCGCCCAATAGCTCGCTGCGTTGGGAGCGCGTGGAAAATTTAAATATCGGTGTAGACTTTAGCCTTTTAAAAGGTAGAGTTGGAGGTACGGCTGAATATTTTCAGAAAAATGGCAAAGACCTGATGGGACAGAGTCCAGTTGCGCCACAAGTTGGCGTCGGCGAATTTTATGGAAATGTAGCGCGTACATCTACGCATGGTGTGGATGCTCAACTTTGGTTGAATTGGTTTGAAAAGAAGGCAACTCGTGTAAGAACAGACTTTATTTTTAATCTGGTCAAAGATAAGGTGACCCGATATTACAGGGTTCCCGGAGCCAATAAGGATATTGTTTCAAGCACAGGCATTGTGCCAATCGAAGGATATCCCATTAATACCTTGGTGCTCTACAGATTTAAGGGTCTTGATGAAGATGGTAATCCGCAAGGTATAGGCGATATGGGGATTACGGATGAGTACAGTACAATTATAAACAGTAATGACAGGCAAAGTATAAATTTTATAGGCTCTCGGCTTCCGACTAAGTTTGGCAGTCTCCGGCATACGGTCTCGTTTCAAAACTGGGAGCTTTCGTTCAATATCGTTTATAAACTGGGATATTACCTCAAAAGGCCTAATTCATTTAGTTCCAATGGGCTTATCGGTGGGGAATATCGGTTTGCTGACTTTGACCGACGCTGGCAGCATGCTGGGGATGAAAACCGTACGACCGTTCCGGCTTTTGTATATCCGGCCAATGTAAACCGAGAGAGCTTCTATCAAAATTCCAATGTGTTAGCTGTTAAGGGAGATCAGCTGCGGTTACAGGATATTCGGGTTTCGTATGCCTTTAGGCCTTTTACGCGATACCAATCTTCGAGACTGAGTCTCTATTTGTACTGCTCCAACATTGGGCTTTTATGGAAAGCAAACGACCAAGGGCTGGATCCCAATTTCTTATCGGGTTATCCAGCTCCTTTTGAAACAACGCTCGGTTTGAAATTTAACTTTTAA
- a CDS encoding RagB/SusD family nutrient uptake outer membrane protein — protein MRKYILITVLLAVLTACSKGFLEEIPNSNILTPEQAEDFQRLLDNSEQVGVTGVLPQLAADEYYISAEKDWLASATATERNSYIWDKDLFGGELEINDWNAPYKSVFYVNNIISEVEKQFKTGDLTSALRDIYGQALFHRAKAYFDLVKNFSVPFDALTQHTDLGVPIRKDPSIDYTSQRASVNDCYDFIFDDLNKALTYLAYDTPLPERNRATKLAAFALLSRIYLYRREYDKAERYADSLLNRYDKLIDYNKVSQTSNTPFTKTNDELIMYGATGVYRNSGQINSGQTVFVDSTLIKMYAPNDLRLSIYFINNGGKYTVKRGYNGTGLTPFNGFAVDEVLLNKIECLVRRGELNQASVSMERLLLNRYKTGTYNHVAFADQQSALQFVLQERRKELVWRCLRWDDIKRLNKEGKGIVLSRKLGGAVYRLEPNTPGYVFNIPQDEINRSGIIQNIR, from the coding sequence ATGAGAAAATATATTTTAATAACCGTCCTGCTGGCAGTTTTAACGGCCTGTTCGAAAGGGTTTCTCGAAGAAATACCGAATAGTAATATTTTAACACCCGAGCAGGCGGAAGATTTTCAGCGGCTACTCGACAATTCGGAACAGGTTGGGGTAACGGGGGTACTTCCCCAGTTGGCAGCTGATGAATATTACATCAGCGCGGAAAAGGATTGGCTGGCTTCTGCTACAGCGACGGAACGCAATTCGTATATATGGGACAAAGATCTCTTTGGAGGTGAGTTGGAAATTAATGACTGGAACGCACCATATAAAAGTGTTTTCTACGTCAATAATATCATCAGTGAGGTTGAAAAACAATTTAAGACAGGCGATTTAACATCCGCATTACGTGATATTTATGGCCAGGCGCTTTTTCATAGGGCAAAAGCCTATTTTGATTTGGTCAAGAACTTTTCGGTACCTTTTGATGCACTGACGCAGCACACTGATCTTGGTGTTCCCATTCGGAAAGACCCATCGATTGACTACACTTCGCAACGGGCTTCGGTGAACGATTGCTACGATTTTATTTTTGACGACCTGAATAAGGCTCTCACATATCTTGCTTATGATACACCCTTACCTGAACGGAACAGGGCAACCAAATTGGCAGCCTTTGCACTACTATCTAGGATCTACCTGTATAGACGAGAGTACGATAAAGCGGAGCGGTATGCGGATAGCCTGTTAAATCGCTACGATAAGTTAATCGATTACAATAAGGTCTCGCAAACGTCGAATACCCCATTTACAAAGACAAATGATGAACTCATCATGTATGGCGCCACTGGCGTGTATCGAAATTCCGGTCAGATCAATAGCGGCCAAACGGTTTTCGTGGATAGTACGCTTATAAAAATGTATGCTCCAAATGACCTCCGTTTATCGATTTATTTCATTAACAATGGCGGCAAATATACCGTGAAGCGTGGCTATAATGGCACCGGATTAACACCTTTTAATGGCTTTGCCGTCGACGAAGTTTTGCTCAATAAGATCGAGTGCCTGGTAAGAAGGGGTGAGCTCAATCAAGCTTCAGTATCGATGGAGCGATTGCTGTTAAATCGCTATAAAACGGGGACATATAATCATGTGGCCTTTGCAGATCAACAATCGGCTTTGCAGTTTGTGCTCCAAGAACGACGAAAAGAATTGGTCTGGCGCTGCCTGCGCTGGGACGATATCAAGCGTCTCAACAAAGAGGGAAAGGGAATTGTGCTATCGCGCAAATTAGGAGGTGCCGTCTATAGACTTGAGCCTAATACGCCTGGCTATGTATTCAATATACCTCAGGATGAAATTAATAGAAGTGGAATAATTCAAAATATACGATAA
- a CDS encoding TlpA family protein disulfide reductase, protein MLKFKVLFVLLFAFGTTLFAQKLTINGQIDKQLKVDSFLFRYATNFVDQENLYGKGEEVCVKVKHGRFQIDLDSLPATFYAFIRLPKNYSKDISDDYRLIGNRGNFFLLKADTPMEMQLSQDGVTFSGEQKSALDCQLELFRLKKKLDDRLITLKNSFGSFDKTTTAAQINDYLSAYKAMNQNACREAEKLVVSYAQVLDTMTANTVYYDFIGRTKWDEINHINWLVDFSPDSVRSYVAKYYNQYYTDEPSYGNPKNYRGASNGYPKYLAYKAYTDLSKSMALLGRRIKPNVALADLLISERYKGNLYDQVAFSSLLARGTKEYLDDMFLNSLMGNIKNEDFKQYVRNLRKRRTTHARSFQFALEDENGKMVTNADLKGKVILLDFWFTGCRGCLALHKNMEPVKAYFKNNPDFKYVSISIDKERGKWLNSLQKGEYTDETDVKLWTGGQRDAHPIIRYYQIASYPTMILINGNDEVVAMNPPNPYTERNKNALIKMIDDELKQ, encoded by the coding sequence ATGTTAAAATTCAAAGTATTGTTTGTGTTGCTCTTTGCGTTTGGAACAACGCTCTTTGCACAAAAGTTAACGATTAATGGTCAAATTGATAAGCAATTAAAAGTTGATTCATTCCTCTTTAGGTATGCGACTAATTTTGTTGATCAGGAGAATTTGTATGGTAAAGGAGAAGAGGTATGTGTGAAAGTAAAGCATGGACGGTTTCAAATAGACCTCGATAGTTTACCGGCGACATTTTATGCTTTTATCCGATTGCCAAAGAATTATTCGAAAGATATTTCCGATGATTATAGGCTAATTGGGAATAGAGGAAATTTCTTTTTGCTAAAAGCAGATACACCCATGGAAATGCAGCTGTCTCAAGATGGAGTGACTTTTTCGGGAGAACAGAAATCCGCTTTGGATTGCCAATTGGAGCTTTTCAGATTAAAAAAGAAATTGGACGATAGACTTATCACGCTAAAAAATAGTTTCGGTTCTTTTGATAAGACAACGACGGCGGCGCAGATTAATGATTATTTGAGTGCCTATAAAGCAATGAACCAGAATGCATGCCGGGAAGCAGAGAAATTGGTTGTTTCATACGCTCAGGTTCTTGATACGATGACTGCGAATACAGTCTATTACGATTTTATTGGACGTACAAAATGGGATGAGATCAATCATATTAACTGGTTGGTGGATTTTAGCCCTGACAGTGTCCGCTCATATGTGGCAAAGTACTACAATCAATATTATACGGACGAACCATCTTATGGAAATCCAAAAAACTATCGTGGCGCATCCAATGGATATCCCAAATACCTTGCGTATAAAGCTTATACCGATCTTTCGAAAAGTATGGCACTGCTGGGCAGACGTATAAAACCCAACGTTGCTTTAGCTGACTTGCTTATTTCGGAGCGTTATAAGGGAAATCTCTACGACCAGGTTGCATTTTCATCATTGCTCGCGCGTGGTACGAAAGAGTATTTGGATGATATGTTTCTCAACAGTCTAATGGGGAATATAAAAAATGAGGATTTCAAGCAGTATGTTCGCAATTTAAGAAAGAGGCGTACAACACATGCCCGGTCTTTTCAGTTTGCTTTGGAAGATGAGAATGGAAAAATGGTGACCAATGCCGATTTAAAAGGAAAGGTGATCCTGTTGGATTTTTGGTTTACAGGATGCAGGGGATGCTTGGCATTACATAAAAATATGGAACCTGTAAAAGCATATTTTAAGAACAATCCCGATTTTAAATATGTCAGTATCTCCATTGATAAGGAAAGAGGAAAATGGTTAAACTCCTTGCAAAAAGGAGAGTATACAGATGAAACCGATGTGAAACTTTGGACTGGTGGACAAAGGGATGCACATCCGATCATACGCTATTACCAAATTGCCTCTTATCCAACGATGATCCTTATCAATGGAAATGATGAAGTGGTAGCGATGAACCCACCTAATCCATACACCGAAAGAAATAAAAATGCATTAATCAAAATGATCGATGACGAGTTGAAGCAGTAA
- a CDS encoding MauE/DoxX family redox-associated membrane protein, whose amino-acid sequence MEKRIRISLHQQDQPASSSKRGGSIRRAARWIYRQLPQVVIFGYAFLYMYTGWAKFMNLSTFIRGNSKIPYLGTYAKVIGYGIPALEIVLAILLIVPMYRIRRFALWTSTLLMTVFTIYLSLMVGFADKKLCHCGGVIESMGWKTHIVFNSIWLIAGIFALVRTKIKHSKI is encoded by the coding sequence ATGGAAAAGCGTATCAGGATATCATTACATCAACAGGATCAGCCGGCAAGCTCCTCCAAACGGGGTGGTTCAATCCGCCGGGCTGCTCGCTGGATCTACCGTCAATTGCCGCAGGTGGTGATCTTTGGCTATGCCTTTCTATACATGTATACGGGATGGGCCAAGTTTATGAACCTATCGACCTTTATTAGAGGCAATAGCAAGATCCCCTATCTGGGCACTTATGCGAAGGTGATCGGCTATGGCATCCCTGCTTTGGAGATTGTGCTCGCTATCCTGCTCATTGTGCCAATGTATCGGATTAGGCGCTTCGCACTGTGGACATCGACCCTATTGATGACTGTATTTACCATCTACCTTAGTCTGATGGTCGGGTTTGCAGACAAAAAGCTCTGTCACTGTGGTGGTGTGATCGAATCCATGGGCTGGAAAACGCATATCGTATTTAATTCTATATGGTTAATTGCGGGAATCTTTGCCCTGGTGAGAACAAAAATTAAACATTCCAAAATTTAA